One genomic segment of Pedobacter endophyticus includes these proteins:
- a CDS encoding cation:proton antiporter: protein MNAYFALTILICLSAAFAYVNQRFLKLPFVIGLFLLSTVLSLVVISSRLWIDIPIEDIKDYIEHANIDKIVLNVLLGFLLFAGAMHTNWTNLKQQIRPIATFALGGVLLSTVIIAFLFSGLTSLFDLNIDFIYCLVFGALISPTDPIAVLGILTKANVPKKTEYTIVGESLFNDGVGVVVFIVLIETLNTGTFSLSHFGFLFLQEAVGGIIMGLIFGYILYLLLKSIDHYETEILLTLAFVMGGYGLFNFIHISGALAMVVMGLMVGNFRQKLSMSDTTQEYIHKFWELVDVVLNAILFIMIAFVLVVIDFQTKYIFIGVISVFIVLLSRIVIVYLPHLAIPRLLKLTNKEAKIISWGGLRGGLSLALALSLPNGETKNIILVATYFCVLFSIIIQGLTIEKLAKQP, encoded by the coding sequence ATGAATGCATACTTTGCCCTTACCATTTTAATTTGCCTATCCGCAGCCTTTGCTTACGTAAACCAGCGTTTTTTAAAATTGCCGTTTGTAATTGGCTTGTTTTTACTTTCTACGGTACTTTCCTTAGTTGTAATCAGCTCGCGACTTTGGATCGATATTCCGATTGAAGATATAAAAGATTACATCGAGCACGCCAACATCGACAAAATTGTTTTAAACGTTTTGCTGGGTTTCTTGCTTTTTGCAGGGGCAATGCACACCAATTGGACTAATCTTAAACAACAAATCAGGCCAATAGCTACGTTTGCCCTCGGCGGGGTGTTGCTATCGACCGTAATTATTGCGTTTTTGTTTAGTGGTCTAACCAGTCTTTTCGACCTGAACATTGATTTTATTTATTGCCTGGTTTTTGGGGCGCTAATTTCACCTACGGATCCAATCGCTGTTTTGGGTATCTTAACCAAGGCCAATGTTCCTAAAAAGACAGAATATACCATTGTTGGCGAAAGCTTGTTTAATGATGGAGTTGGCGTTGTTGTATTTATTGTATTGATAGAAACCTTAAACACGGGAACTTTCAGTTTATCGCATTTTGGGTTCCTTTTTCTTCAAGAAGCCGTAGGCGGCATCATAATGGGCTTAATTTTTGGCTATATTCTTTACTTGTTGTTAAAATCGATCGACCATTATGAAACAGAAATTCTTTTAACGCTTGCGTTTGTAATGGGCGGCTATGGACTGTTTAATTTCATTCACATTTCGGGGGCATTGGCCATGGTTGTAATGGGCTTAATGGTTGGCAATTTCAGGCAAAAACTCTCCATGAGCGATACCACACAAGAATACATACACAAGTTTTGGGAGCTGGTTGACGTTGTGCTCAACGCGATTTTGTTTATTATGATTGCTTTTGTACTCGTAGTAATCGATTTCCAAACCAAGTACATTTTTATAGGCGTTATTTCGGTGTTCATTGTGCTGCTATCGCGGATTGTTATCGTTTATCTGCCTCATTTGGCTATTCCCCGATTGTTGAAACTGACCAATAAGGAAGCAAAAATAATTAGTTGGGGCGGTTTAAGGGGTGGGTTATCACTGGCTTTAGCACTTTCATTGCCTAATGGCGAAACAAAAAATATCATTT